In Ignavibacteria bacterium, the sequence TAAACGCGAAAAAAATAAAATTGAGTGGTTTAACTTATGCTACTGGAAACCTTCTGATCTCAAAATGAGACTGGAGCGCGCCGCCAAAGAAGCCGGCAGGAAAATAGAAATTAGTTATATGCACGATAGAAGCATCTTTGTGGGAAGACATATGGATACCGGGCTGTTGAGTCCTGTAACAACTCAACTGCGCTACCAGATTAACAGGCTAATAGATCATGGTTACCGGGGTGAACCTAAACATCTTAAGATAAACCTGGAATATTTAGAAAAGTACATCCCGGAAAATTCAACTTTTTGGAATAAGCTTGTCACTTATAAGAATAGCTGGAACAGGGTAATATTCTTTCTTGAGGCTTTACTCAATCATAAAGATAAGAGGATCTCTGCATTCATTGAAAGTGAAGAGATCGAGCTTATGGAAGAGGAATTTAAGTTTCTTGCATGGCTTTTCAGGAATTCAGACCGCTTTCCTGTCGCCGATTTCTGGGCAAGCGTAATCGGGCCGCAGGTGGCAATGATCCTGAGAAATATTGAAATGGCATATTCAGATGCTGAAGGTATAGGTCACGGGCTGATGTGTGGCGTTAAGATCATAGAATAATTTTTTAAATAATACTATATTGAATTTTACTGTTTATGCTTAAGCCTTTTAATAATAAATTACACAGCTTTATTGCAAAGTTCCAGGACTATTTTGACCTGAAATCAGATACTGATAAGGTTAATACTGTTGCATCTATTAAATCAGCTATACCCATGAGGGGAGCTAACCTTTGGTACCTTATCTGTTCTGCTTTGCTGGCTTCAATAGGTCTTGATGTAAATTCACCTGCAATTATAATCGGCGCCATGCTTATATCTCCGCTTATGTCGCCGATTTTAGGAATTGGTCTTTCTTTCGGTATTCACGATAAAGAATCAATACTTATCTCGGTAAAAGAGTTTACGATCGCTGTTGTTTTAAGCATATTAACAAGCACTGCGTACTTTCTGGTCTCTCCGCTTGGCAGCCCCACGACCGAGATCCTGGCAAGAACAAACCCAACACTGCTTGATGTTGGAGTCGCATTTTTTGGCGGAGTTGCCGGAATAGTTGCCGGGTCCCGCTCAAAGGCTGCAAATGCAATCCCGGGGGTGGCAATTGCTACAGCTTTAATGCCTCCAATTTGTTCAGCCGGTTTTGGTCTTGCCAGCGGAAACGCGAAGATCTTTTTCGGCGCAATTTATCTCTTCTTCATTAACGCCGTATTTATCAGCCTTTCGGTATATTTTATTGTCAGATTCCTCAGGTTTCCGTATAAGGTCTATCCTAACGCTGCAACTAAAAAAAGAATGCGCTTTGTCGTTATGGCACTTGTCTTATTAATTACAGTACCCAGTATCTATATTTTTTACGGAATAATAATCGAAGCAAGAACAAACGCAAAGATCAATATTTTTATCAACCGGAATGTTGCTTCGGATAAAACTAATGTACTGAGGTGGAATTCCATCAGAAAAGGCGATTCAACTACTTTGAAAATACTTCTTGCAGGTGAACAGATTGATTCTCTTAAGCTGGATTCATTAAGCAAGAAGATGTCCTCTTTTGGGTTAAATGATATGAAATTAAGTATCATTCAGGTAGGATTAGTTGATGAACACGAAGGGGAAGAAACAAGGAATACTATCATAGAGCTTGCTGAGCTCAGCAAAAGACTTGATGAAAACGTAAAACGAACTGAACAGCTGGAAGAAAAACTTAACTATTATACGAATGATTCAATTATCTTTTCTCAATCGGCAGCAGAGTTAAAGAGCAATTATCCAGATATTGAAAACATTAAATTCGAAAAGTCTGTTGAAAATAATTACACTGATTCTCTCAAAGTCAGAGTAATACCTTCATTTACTATTAACTGGGGAAGGAATATTTCATCAAAGAACAGGAAGATCGCAATTGAAAAGATCTACGCGTATCTTAAAGAAAAATTCAAAACAGATACAGTGATAATTAAGTAACGCCTGCTTGTATTGATCCGGCCGTACGCAATTAAGGAATATCAATTGCGAGTACAGGTATGTTTGTTAACCTGCAAACCCCTTCAGCTGTCCTGCTTCCCAATATCCTCGAAGCTCCTTTTTTTCTTTTCAGTCCTATTGCTATAAGATCTGCTTTAACTGACCTGGCGAACCTGGTAATTCCTTCATCAATTTCATAACTTGCCCTAACGTGCGGAACAAAATTGCCCTGGAATCTTTTTGAGAATTTATTGATGCCGTCCTTCAATTCATCAAAGGACTTGAATTCGTTTTTAGTGTTTATTCTGAGTAAATGTATAACAGGATTAAAATCTTTGACCAGGTTATTTAATGCGGGATATACCTTGTAACAATCCCTTTCAAATCTGGATGCAAATACTATTTTGTGGATCTTATTCTGGCCGTGGCGGCCGCGTATTACTATCACAGGAATTGAAGTTAATCTCATTATCCGTTCTGTTTTTGAACCAATGAATGTTTTCTTTAAAGATGAACTACCGTTTGAACCCATTACTATCAGATCAGCGTTTTTATCTTCTGCAAATGATATTATATCTGAATATATGTTACTACCCGCTATTACTGTGCTTTTGACTTGAACAAATTTCAAATAATCCGTACTTTCTATATAAGATAATCTCACTTTGTTATTTCGCATCAATTCAGAAACCATATTCTGATGCGAGCTCAGGACCTGCGCAGAAGTAATCCCGGCATCCGGATATGCGAAAAAATAATTTAATCCCGGTATAATATTAATTAAATGTATTTTTGAGTTGTATTTTTTTCCCAGGAACGCGGCATATCTTACAGCCTCTATTGACGCCTGGGAAAAATCAACCGGGACAATAATTGAATTAATTTTTTTCATCTGTTTTCTTTCGCGGTAATTAATAAAGCAAACATATTAATTTAATAATAATATAATAAAAAGTAATGTAATCAAATAATAATTTAAATAAAGCATAATTTAAACTATTCATTATTTACTGATTTATGGATTAAATTTTGCTTTCTAAAAGAAAAGGATATAAAGATGAACAGACAAATCTTAAAGGAGCTTCAGAATAAAGGAACATTTCCCTGTGTTTCAATTTTAATGCCTACCCACCGGAGTTTCCCCGAAAACCAGCAGGATAAGATAAGACTGAAAAACCTTGTCAGCACAGCGCAGCGCAGGCTCAGGGAAGAATCCGAAAAAAGTGACATTTCAGGCATAACTCAAAAACTGAACGATCTTGCTGAGAGTGTAGATTATAATAATCTGCTCGATGGCTTGGCTGTATTCATAAGTAACGATGACAATTATAAATTCAATTTCAGTTTCCCGGTAAAAGAACGTGTAATAATTGATAAGAGTTTTGCGACCAGGGATCTTGTATTTGGCCTTAACCGTTCGCAGCCTTATCTAGCATTAATAATCGATGAAAAAAATACCCGGTTCTATTCGGGAATAAGGGAAAATCTTATTGAAATTAATCACCCCGAACTTCCTTTAAAGAATTTTGTTCATGATATTAAATCAGGAGAAATTACCGATACTTCATTTAACGACAGGATACACGAAAATGAAGAAAGATTAAAAAATTATTTGCGTGAAGTAGATCTATTGCTGATTGAAATAAGCGGTTCAGAAAATATACCGTACATAATTGCAGGTACCCAAAAGCAAATCGCTCTTTTTAAGGAGATCTCAAAATCTAGGTCCCGCGTACTGGGTGAGCTTACCGGAAACTATGGAAACTCATCCCGCGATGAATTGGCAAAACTTATCTGGCCAATCGCTAAAAACGGATTTGCCGTGATAAGAGCTGATATTCTTAAAGAAGTTGAAAAAGCCGCAGGTGCAAAAAAATTTGCCGCCGGAATTGATGAGGTTTGGAAACTGGCGAAAGAAGGCAGGGGGTTGACCCTGCTAACAGAAATCAACTTTTCAATGATAGGTACTATTACCGAAAAGGGTTTTGTACCCGGTGACAAGTCCGCCTCTGACAGCGATTTACATACTGATGATGCTGTTGACGAAATTATTGAGAATGTTGTATCAAAGGGCGGCAAGGTGGTTTTTTTTGAAAACGGAAAACTTGATCAGTACGGCAAAATTGCCCTGATATTAAGATATTAATCTAAGGAGGAAAATTCATGAGTGAATTAAACCTGAAACAGTTCGAAAAAAAACTGAAGATAAGACCTCTTGAAGGTAAAGATTATGATGCTATAACGGTTCTTCAGAAAAAGTGTTTCCCGAAAATGAAACCCTGGTCACCTGAGCAGTTTAAAAGTCTTATTTCAGTTTTCCCCGAAGGACAGGTGTGTATTGAATATGACGGAAAGATCATAGCTTCTTCTTCAAGCCTGATACTTAATTTTGATGAGTACTCCTCTGTGCACAACTGGAATGAAATTACCAATGGCGGATTTATAACAAACCACGATGTGAACGGGGACACTCTCTACGGAATAGAAATTATGACTTCTCCTGATTTCAGGGGACTGAAACTTTCCAGAAGGTTGTATAATGAAAGAAAGAAGATTGCCCGCAGTTTCAATTTAAAAAGGATCGTCATAGGCGGAAGGATTCCGGGGTACTCAAAGTACTCCGCTAAAATAGGTGCCAGGGAGTATATTGATAAAGTTATTTCAAAAGAGCTGGTTGATCCGGTTTTAACCCCGCAAATCTCAAACAACTTTGTATTAATAAGACTTATCCCGGATTACCTCCCATCTGATAAAGAGTCGATGGGATACGCTACGTATCTTGAGTGGACCAATATTGATTACGATCCTAATTCATCAAGATCCTTCAGCAATAAACCTGAGTATGTAAGGGTTTGCGCTATTCAATATCTAATGCGTCAATTGAAAGATTTCAAAGATTTCGCGAAATATTGTGAGTATTTCATAGATGTTGCTTCTGATTACAGATGCGATTTCATTCTTTTCCCTGAAATGTTTACCAGCCAGCTCCTTACGTTTATGAAACCCGAACGCCCGGGCATAGCGATGCGCAAACTATCAGAATATACCCCTAAGTATCTCCAGGTCTTTACCAAACTTGCTATAAAATATAATATAAATATTATCGGCGGTTCACATTTCACCCTTGAAGGTAATGATCTTTATAATATCTCCTATCTCTTCAGGCGTGACGGTACAATTGGCAAACAGTATAAAATTCACATAACTCCAAGTGAACGTAAATGGTGGGGAGTTAAACCCGGCAATAAAGTAGAAGTTTTTGATACGGATAAAGGCAAAATAGCAATATTGATCTGTTATGACATTGAATTTCCGGAACTATCCAGAATTGCTGTAGAAAAAGGAGCAAACATTATATTTGTCCCTTTCAATACTGATGAAAGATCAGCCTATTTAAGAGTAAGATACTGTGCGCACGCAAGATGTGTTGAAAACCAGGTATATACTGTTATAGCAGGATGCGTGGGAAATATCCCGGCTGTTGAAAATCTTGATATTCATTACGCTCAATCAGCAATATTAACCCCTTCCGATATTCCGTTTGAACGTGACGGAATTGCCGCGGAATGCTCGCCA encodes:
- a CDS encoding DUF389 domain-containing protein is translated as MLKPFNNKLHSFIAKFQDYFDLKSDTDKVNTVASIKSAIPMRGANLWYLICSALLASIGLDVNSPAIIIGAMLISPLMSPILGIGLSFGIHDKESILISVKEFTIAVVLSILTSTAYFLVSPLGSPTTEILARTNPTLLDVGVAFFGGVAGIVAGSRSKAANAIPGVAIATALMPPICSAGFGLASGNAKIFFGAIYLFFINAVFISLSVYFIVRFLRFPYKVYPNAATKKRMRFVVMALVLLITVPSIYIFYGIIIEARTNAKINIFINRNVASDKTNVLRWNSIRKGDSTTLKILLAGEQIDSLKLDSLSKKMSSFGLNDMKLSIIQVGLVDEHEGEETRNTIIELAELSKRLDENVKRTEQLEEKLNYYTNDSIIFSQSAAELKSNYPDIENIKFEKSVENNYTDSLKVRVIPSFTINWGRNISSKNRKIAIEKIYAYLKEKFKTDTVIIK
- a CDS encoding universal stress protein, which gives rise to MKKINSIIVPVDFSQASIEAVRYAAFLGKKYNSKIHLINIIPGLNYFFAYPDAGITSAQVLSSHQNMVSELMRNNKVRLSYIESTDYLKFVQVKSTVIAGSNIYSDIISFAEDKNADLIVMGSNGSSSLKKTFIGSKTERIMRLTSIPVIVIRGRHGQNKIHKIVFASRFERDCYKVYPALNNLVKDFNPVIHLLRINTKNEFKSFDELKDGINKFSKRFQGNFVPHVRASYEIDEGITRFARSVKADLIAIGLKRKKGASRILGSRTAEGVCRLTNIPVLAIDIP
- a CDS encoding GNAT family N-acetyltransferase; translation: MSELNLKQFEKKLKIRPLEGKDYDAITVLQKKCFPKMKPWSPEQFKSLISVFPEGQVCIEYDGKIIASSSSLILNFDEYSSVHNWNEITNGGFITNHDVNGDTLYGIEIMTSPDFRGLKLSRRLYNERKKIARSFNLKRIVIGGRIPGYSKYSAKIGAREYIDKVISKELVDPVLTPQISNNFVLIRLIPDYLPSDKESMGYATYLEWTNIDYDPNSSRSFSNKPEYVRVCAIQYLMRQLKDFKDFAKYCEYFIDVASDYRCDFILFPEMFTSQLLTFMKPERPGIAMRKLSEYTPKYLQVFTKLAIKYNINIIGGSHFTLEGNDLYNISYLFRRDGTIGKQYKIHITPSERKWWGVKPGNKVEVFDTDKGKIAILICYDIEFPELSRIAVEKGANIIFVPFNTDERSAYLRVRYCAHARCVENQVYTVIAGCVGNIPAVENLDIHYAQSAILTPSDIPFERDGIAAECSPNIETLIFHDLDINLIKRQQKLGSVLNWQDRRKDLYSIHFKEDEKNLEM